In Rhodanobacter denitrificans, the sequence TTCCTCGGCCAGCAGGCGGTGCAGCAGCGGCACCGATTCGTCGTCCGGGATCGACCAGGCCAGGTCGATCGGCGCGCTGTCGAAGTTCGCGGTGACCCGGCTGGAGCCGATGCCCTCGCTGATCGAGTTGCCGCTGGCGATGAGCTCGCCGGTGTTGACGTAGCTGGCCAGTGCCGAGCCGGCCGGGTCGGCCAGCGCGATGCGCACGCGTGGGTTACGCGCCTTCAGCGCGCGGCCCACGCCGGCCAGGGTGCCGCCGGTGCCGGCGGCGCAGACGAAGCCGTCGACGCGGCCGCCAGCGCCCTGCCAGATCTCCACCCCGGTGGTGGCCTCGTGCCAGTCGCGGTTGGCGGTGTTGTCGAACTGGTTGGCGAACCACGCGCTGCCCGGGTCGGCCGCATTCGCCGCCTCGGCATGGGCGCGGGCCTGGTGCGCGTAGTGGTTCGGGTCCTTGTACGGCACCGCGGGCACCAGCCGCACCTCGGCGCCGGCGATGCGCAGCGCGTCGATCTTCTC encodes:
- a CDS encoding cysteine synthase A, which translates into the protein MSIQPDLSAAIGHTPLLRLRHASALTGCEILGKAEFLNPGGSIKDRTALGLLLDAERRGRIRPGGSIVEGTAGNTGIGLALLGASRGYRTVIFMPETQSREKIDALRIAGAEVRLVPAVPYKDPNHYAHQARAHAEAANAADPGSAWFANQFDNTANRDWHEATTGVEIWQGAGGRVDGFVCAAGTGGTLAGVGRALKARNPRVRIALADPAGSALASYVNTGELIASGNSISEGIGSSRVTANFDSAPIDLAWSIPDDESVPLLHRLLAEEGWCTGGSSGVNLAGAIRLARELGPGHTIVTVLADAGTRYQAKLFNPAFLRGKGIPVPDWLARAFPAP